The window CAGGGAGATCGGTGTTACCTATGTGGATCTCGACGGGGATATCGGGCTAATTTCTTCAGGGGCAGGTCTTGGCATGGCCTCTATGGATATTATCGGTGAGAAAATGAAACCATCCAATTTTCTTGAAACCGGAGGAGGCATTACGGCTGATCTGCTATACCGGTGCATGGAACTTCTCATGATGAAGCCCGGACTCAGAGCGATATTCATCAATGTCTACGGTGGTATAAACCCTATTCATGAAGGCGCCAAAGGTGTAGTCCGTTATATACAGGAACATAATGTTAAAATTCCAATTGTTGCCAAAGCCCTCGGAAACCGCCAGGAAGAGACATGGGAAATATTTCGTTCAGGAGGCGTACATGTAGTCACCGAGGTGGCAACTGAAAGGGCTATCGATAAGCTCTACGAACTGGTTGGAGGAAACTGATGAGATTTTATCTTTCCTTGACAAGTTCAAGTACATTTTTTCAAATATCAAAAGATAAAAGTTATATCGAGGTCTGCCCATGAGCATATTAATGAATGATTCTACCCGTGTTATCGTACAGGGTATTACCGGTCGCATCGGAAGCGCCCAGACACACTGGATGCTCGAATATGGAACAAAGGTCGTCGGCGGAGTTACCCCGGGCAAAGGGGGATCTGCCGTTGAAGGCCTGCCGGTTTTTGACAGTGTTGAAGAGGCTGTGAGAGAGACAGGGGCAAACGCATCGGTTTTTTTTGTCCCGGCAGCTTTTGTCCTCGATGCTTTTTTGGAAACCATCGACGCAGGGATCAAGCTTATTGTCATTGTTCCTGAATATATCCCTGTAAAGGATGTTATAAGAATGCGGGATTATGCCATCGAAAAGGGTGTTTTTGCCCTCGGACCAACAACTCCCGGTATTCTTGTCCCCGGAAAGGGGAAAATGGGTATTATGCCCGCTTCATTGTTTGCGCCTGGTCGCGTAGGGATTATTTCCCGCAGCGGTACACTTTCTTATGAATTTGCGGGCATTCTCTCAGAAGGCCATGTCGGGCAAAGCACTGTTGTAGGCATGGGCGCCGATCCGGTTGTCCTGAGGAACCTTGCCGATATTCTTGAACTCTTCCAGGAAGATGAAGGTACTGACGGAGTTATTGTTGTCGGTGAAGTGGGTGGAGAACAGGAAGAAAAGGCCGCCGGGTTTATTTCCAGAAGAA is drawn from Pseudomonadota bacterium and contains these coding sequences:
- the sucD gene encoding succinate--CoA ligase subunit alpha — encoded protein: MSILMNDSTRVIVQGITGRIGSAQTHWMLEYGTKVVGGVTPGKGGSAVEGLPVFDSVEEAVRETGANASVFFVPAAFVLDAFLETIDAGIKLIVIVPEYIPVKDVIRMRDYAIEKGVFALGPTTPGILVPGKGKMGIMPASLFAPGRVGIISRSGTLSYEFAGILSEGHVGQSTVVGMGADPVVLRNLADILELFQEDEGTDGVIVVGEVGGEQEEKAAGFISRRMTKPVAAYIAGRHSPQGKRMGHAGAIVRGSSGTVDGKHEALRAAGAEVLESPIHVAQWAKKHDLK